One region of Prochlorococcus marinus str. GP2 genomic DNA includes:
- a CDS encoding translation initiation factor IF-2 N-terminal domain-containing protein gives MSINTPIFSIAKDLNVESNRILLACKKLGINAKGATKRLNEEEIEKIKSYFETGKNASDEVINLNKLKTKSSSKKNVEKVKIKYFANRLIRKS, from the coding sequence ATGTCTATCAACACTCCTATTTTCAGTATTGCCAAAGATCTTAATGTAGAAAGTAATAGAATATTATTAGCCTGCAAGAAACTAGGAATAAACGCAAAAGGTGCGACAAAAAGATTAAATGAAGAAGAAATAGAAAAAATTAAAAGTTATTTTGAAACGGGCAAAAATGCGTCAGATGAAGTGATCAATTTAAATAAACTTAAAACCAAAAGCAGTTCTAAGAAAAATGTAGAAAAGGTAAAAATAAAATATTTTGCAAACAGACTTATTCGCAAATCTTAA
- a CDS encoding DUF2130 domain-containing protein: MKDIKCPSCGKTFRIDPSSFEEILLQIKDEEFNKQIEQRLLLAQEDNKKALEILKRELKIQLIEQNRIKESEIKTLESKLKIAEEKKTNALNDLKNQATNKINSLNNQLIKLKDEIKNQSLISELTLKNKVNEAVTNLEKENSSLTNSIEKIRLEHSINEKLIEEKYKSKISERDLTIQELREMKSRLSTKMVGETLEIHCETQFNLNRASAFKNSYFEKDNDVTSGSKGDYIFREFDENKTEVVSIMFEMKNESLNGTNKRKNEDFLKELDKDRKQKSCEYAVLVSLLEPDSELYNAGIVDVSHRFPKMYVIRPQFFLPIISLLRNASMESLKYKSQIDLMKRENFDITNFESTLEQFKNAVGKNVSLAQDRFNDAISEIDKSITHLQKTKEALVLSKKHLLSADSKSQDLTVKKLTRNNQTMKKKFNDLNNFEDEVA, translated from the coding sequence ATGAAAGATATTAAATGTCCATCATGCGGAAAGACATTTCGAATTGATCCCAGCAGTTTTGAAGAAATACTTCTTCAAATAAAAGATGAAGAATTTAATAAGCAAATAGAACAAAGACTTCTATTAGCACAAGAAGATAATAAAAAAGCTTTGGAAATTTTAAAACGTGAGTTAAAAATACAGTTAATAGAGCAAAATCGTATTAAAGAATCTGAGATCAAAACTCTTGAATCTAAATTAAAAATAGCTGAAGAAAAGAAAACAAATGCTCTTAATGATTTAAAAAATCAAGCAACAAATAAAATTAATTCACTGAATAATCAATTAATCAAATTGAAGGATGAAATTAAAAACCAGTCTTTAATTTCAGAACTAACTTTAAAAAACAAAGTTAATGAAGCAGTTACTAATTTAGAAAAAGAGAACTCATCATTAACAAATTCTATTGAAAAGATAAGGCTTGAACATTCAATTAATGAAAAATTAATTGAAGAAAAGTATAAAAGTAAAATTAGTGAAAGAGACCTGACTATACAGGAGTTAAGAGAAATGAAATCTAGATTATCTACAAAGATGGTTGGAGAAACATTAGAAATCCATTGCGAAACACAATTTAATCTGAATCGTGCTTCTGCGTTTAAAAACTCATATTTCGAAAAGGATAATGATGTCACCTCTGGAAGTAAAGGTGACTATATATTTAGAGAATTTGATGAAAACAAAACTGAAGTCGTATCTATAATGTTTGAGATGAAGAATGAAAGTTTAAATGGAACTAATAAAAGAAAAAACGAAGATTTTTTAAAGGAATTAGATAAAGATAGAAAACAAAAATCTTGTGAATATGCAGTACTCGTATCGCTTCTAGAACCAGATAGTGAACTATATAATGCTGGGATAGTAGATGTTTCTCATAGATTTCCAAAGATGTACGTCATAAGACCACAATTTTTCTTACCAATCATATCTCTATTAAGAAATGCCTCTATGGAATCCTTAAAATACAAATCACAAATTGATTTAATGAAACGTGAGAATTTTGATATAACTAATTTTGAGAGTACTCTTGAGCAATTCAAAAATGCTGTTGGTAAAAATGTTTCACTTGCCCAAGATAGATTTAATGATGCAATTTCAGAAATTGATAAATCAATAACCCATTTACAAAAAACTAAAGAGGCTCTAGTTCTCTCAAAAAAACATCTTTTGTCCGCAGACAGCAAATCACAAGATTTAACAGTAAAGAAATTAACTAGAAATAACCAAACTATGAAGAAAAAGTTTAATGATTTAAATAATTTCGAAGATGAAGTAGCCTAA
- a CDS encoding ATP-dependent DNA ligase, with protein MSLKNFSQLFADLDSINSTNNKIEVLKSYFLSNEPINNSWAIYLLTGKSRKRFISGRYLKNIFSQLYDYPQWLIDTCYLKVGDSAEVITLLLKNKTNSRNKKLSNISLNELLSKIIPELSKLDEVEKNLEIKNLWETLPEDNHLIFNKILTGTFRVGVSIGLIIKSISKLNNIDEEIISHRLMGNFKPSIESYEFLINKNINLQELNSKPFPFLLANTIEDKIFKNSINDFQFEWKYDGIRMQLIKRSGNVSLWTRGQELVNESFPELVEKISHIKDDFVLDGELLVWNFKQQIAFDFSFLQKRINRKSPTRSIQIKYPIIFIAYDLLEINGRDIREIKLENRRIYLEKYFLKWQKQTENNISDIFKICDLIYPKDWSDALTYKEKSRENNTEGLIIKKKTSIYASGRKKGIWWKYKVDPMQLDAVLIYAKGGSGRRAGLYTDYSFALWKEQELIKFASAYSGLTNIEIKELDKWIRKNTIEKFGPVRSVKPEMVFEISFEKIQISKRHKSGIAVRFPRITKWRKDKKINDADSLENAYKLMKKIS; from the coding sequence ATGAGCTTAAAAAATTTTTCACAATTATTTGCGGATCTTGATTCAATTAATAGTACAAATAATAAAATTGAAGTTTTAAAAAGTTATTTTTTATCAAATGAACCAATAAATAATTCATGGGCAATATATCTATTAACTGGAAAAAGTAGAAAGAGATTTATTAGTGGAAGATATTTAAAAAATATTTTTTCTCAACTATATGATTATCCACAATGGTTAATTGATACATGTTATTTAAAAGTTGGTGATTCTGCTGAGGTAATAACGTTATTACTTAAAAATAAAACTAATTCTAGAAATAAGAAATTATCAAATATAAGTCTCAATGAATTACTAAGCAAAATAATACCTGAATTATCAAAACTTGATGAGGTGGAGAAAAATTTAGAAATTAAAAATCTTTGGGAAACATTGCCTGAAGATAACCATCTAATTTTTAATAAAATTCTTACAGGTACTTTTAGAGTTGGAGTCTCTATTGGATTAATCATAAAATCAATATCAAAACTAAATAATATTGATGAAGAAATTATTTCTCATAGGTTGATGGGTAATTTCAAACCTTCAATTGAATCATATGAATTTTTAATTAACAAGAATATCAATCTTCAAGAATTAAATTCCAAACCATTTCCATTTCTACTGGCAAATACCATTGAAGATAAAATCTTCAAAAATTCAATAAATGATTTTCAATTTGAATGGAAATACGACGGTATTAGGATGCAATTAATTAAAAGATCAGGCAATGTTTCTTTATGGACAAGAGGGCAAGAATTAGTAAATGAATCTTTCCCAGAATTAGTAGAGAAAATATCACATATAAAAGATGATTTTGTTCTTGATGGGGAATTATTAGTTTGGAATTTTAAACAACAAATTGCATTTGATTTTTCTTTTCTTCAAAAAAGAATAAATAGAAAATCTCCTACTAGATCAATCCAAATAAAATATCCAATCATTTTTATTGCTTATGATCTTTTAGAGATTAATGGAAGAGATATAAGAGAAATTAAATTAGAAAATAGAAGAATTTATTTAGAAAAATATTTTTTAAAATGGCAAAAGCAAACTGAGAATAATATCTCTGATATTTTCAAAATATGTGATTTAATATATCCTAAAGATTGGTCTGATGCTCTAACTTATAAAGAAAAATCTCGAGAAAATAATACTGAAGGATTAATAATTAAGAAAAAGACTTCTATATATGCGTCTGGGAGAAAAAAAGGTATTTGGTGGAAATATAAAGTTGATCCTATGCAACTGGATGCTGTTCTAATTTACGCTAAAGGCGGCAGCGGTAGAAGAGCTGGTCTTTATACAGATTATAGTTTTGCATTATGGAAAGAACAAGAATTAATTAAATTTGCAAGTGCATATTCTGGTTTAACGAATATTGAGATAAAAGAGCTAGATAAATGGATCAGGAAAAATACAATAGAAAAATTTGGTCCTGTTCGATCGGTAAAACCAGAAATGGTATTCGAAATATCTTTTGAGAAAATACAAATTTCAAAACGTCATAAGTCAGGCATAGCAGTAAGATTTCCAAGAATAACAAAATGGAGAAAAGATAAAAAAATTAATGATGCAGATAGCCTAGAGAATGCTTATAAACTGATGAAAAAAATATCATGA
- a CDS encoding ligase-associated DNA damage response exonuclease has protein sequence MRIKKEDLIRYKDGNLYCELADIWIDPSKPVKTALITHAHFDHFTFGCEEYISTNETAILLKERVEGNIKIKTFDYGEEFKINGINISFHPSGHILGSSQIRFIFAEEKWLISGDFKLQEDETCKNYEIVKTDYLISECTFGLPIFKWDATNKIANDISKWITNSPEKTSLLFCYSLGKAQRLLNEISQTSFKGNIYSHSSIHKMNNIYKKLGIDIKDTMKIENKKKIDELKGSLILLPPSLSKGSYLKNFKNIQTAFASGWMSIRALRKRSGYDKGFAISDHADWDGILEVVKNSEAKNVFFHHGDSEALSKYLIEKGSINVLFFSE, from the coding sequence TTGAGAATTAAAAAAGAAGATTTAATTAGATACAAAGATGGAAATCTTTACTGTGAACTTGCCGATATTTGGATTGATCCAAGTAAGCCAGTAAAAACAGCGCTAATAACTCATGCTCATTTTGATCACTTTACATTTGGCTGTGAAGAATACATTTCTACTAACGAAACTGCGATACTTCTTAAAGAAAGAGTTGAAGGTAATATAAAAATTAAGACTTTTGATTATGGAGAAGAATTCAAGATAAATGGCATAAATATTTCTTTTCATCCTTCCGGACATATCCTTGGATCTAGTCAAATAAGATTTATTTTTGCAGAAGAAAAATGGCTAATTTCAGGTGACTTTAAGCTTCAAGAAGATGAGACTTGCAAAAACTATGAAATAGTAAAAACTGATTATTTAATAAGTGAATGTACTTTTGGATTACCAATATTTAAGTGGGATGCAACGAATAAAATAGCAAATGATATTTCAAAATGGATAACTAATTCCCCAGAAAAAACTTCTTTACTTTTCTGCTATTCACTTGGAAAAGCTCAAAGATTATTAAACGAAATTAGTCAAACAAGTTTTAAAGGTAATATTTATTCTCACAGCAGTATACATAAAATGAACAATATTTATAAAAAACTTGGAATTGATATCAAAGATACAATGAAAATCGAAAATAAAAAAAAGATTGATGAACTTAAAGGAAGTTTAATATTGTTACCGCCATCTTTAAGTAAAGGCTCATATTTAAAAAATTTCAAAAATATTCAAACAGCCTTTGCGAGTGGATGGATGTCAATAAGAGCTCTAAGAAAAAGATCAGGATATGACAAAGGATTCGCAATCTCTGATCATGCAGATTGGGATGGGATTCTAGAAGTCGTAAAAAACTCAGAAGCAAAAAATGTATTTTTTCATCATGGAGATAGTGAAGCCTTAAGTAAATATTTAATTGAAAAGGGATCAATAAATGTTCTTTTCTTCAGCGAATAA